From a single Endozoicomonas euniceicola genomic region:
- a CDS encoding ankyrin repeat domain-containing protein has translation MHNYLTSLSADFLRLVTIFLFASSALFAATDGVICKPVSDLTAGFPGKAFLADSFLADRGQVCFKPVDDSRAVFSPFSDSLLFYFLSTVFSTAGSAGVVFSGRPGNVLSHKNPLQAESPSRTSFLKTLLKNRLLSDGAFSREANDRKRNRLEGKLDQAIANWQRLVKRPSYPAAVVSVSDASMRVVITRDNILRSASLVALYEKLLNIQTQSYLALLDTEALKDIAGIVTGSLVASGSGGDGDDDDNDSTHYTFDAEPEPLIIIYGDKEYPEQDSAEELIRKNLENKRQLLKILRKKMQQAIAQGHGDLARILDNRIMLIAADLEYLTDLDTSATGITENDQGSPGILSFLKASLATDDRELWQRDDDALKQSLSQHQVNTDYQSILIVPGELTHEEALFYDRWRLTDAGLVYQALRRRLEQPLQLETDDISVSTKQTEFLVSGLETLVRQFRAMLSADLSSQYDERQVPHQEGGGQNQKKSKASSSEAADSQEGSNSNVPRNKVSRGNKNESGWKKGDEGEEPPDNDKHTYSKTIDCSPCHGPCKKEKPEAGISVAGGRSTAAEGNEKLQGDRCSICMNDLGDISVVKTNCNHQYHLECIAGWLREQAPAKALASRCAYCRQRALPLVRVNGSKLYEDSEFCESLPLNVARNGDLETLQRLLEIDSSIVNEQFRSAVSGSGISLLHAAVLNGHKQCVELLINAEAVVDAVLTADGATPLHLAAHKGHTECLKVLIKAGAAVDARRAMDGVTPLYFAAENGRTECVELLIKARAVVDAAPTDGVTPLHIAAQDGHTRCVELLIKAGADVDAARTTDGVTHLHIAAQGGHTECMELLIKAGADVDAARTADGATPLHIAALKGRTGCVELLIKAGANVKAALTTNGDTPLRTANWSGQTGCAELLTAAEENCQPSDQ, from the coding sequence GTGCATAATTACTTGACATCTCTGAGTGCTGACTTTTTACGACTTGTTACTATCTTCCTGTTTGCCAGTTCAGCGCTTTTTGCTGCCACCGACGGTGTTATCTGTAAACCAGTCAGTGATTTAACGGCAGGTTTTCCAGGAAAGGCGTTTTTAGCTGATTCGTTTTTAGCCGACAGAGGTCAGGTATGTTTTAAGCCTGTTGACGATAGCAGGGCAGTTTTTTCTCCTTTCTCTGACAGTTTGCTTTTCTATTTCCTGTCAACCGTTTTTTCAACTGCCGGAAGCGCCGGTGTTGTTTTTTCGGGCAGACCCGGAAACGTATTAAGCCACAAAAACCCGTTACAGGCGGAATCACCGTCCCGGACATCCTTTTTAAAAACACTGTTAAAAAACAGATTGCTTTCTGACGGTGCTTTTTCCAGAGAGGCAAACGACAGAAAAAGAAACAGGCTTGAGGGAAAGCTGGATCAGGCGATTGCTAACTGGCAGCGACTTGTTAAAAGACCGTCTTATCCTGCCGCTGTTGTTTCTGTGAGTGATGCCTCTATGCGGGTAGTTATTACCCGGGACAACATTCTCCGGAGTGCCAGCCTGGTTGCTTTGTACGAAAAACTGCTCAACATCCAGACGCAAAGCTATCTCGCACTTTTGGATACCGAAGCTCTGAAGGACATTGCAGGTATCGTCACTGGTAGTCTGGTGGCTTCCGGGAGTGGCGGTGATGGTGACGATGACGATAATGACAGCACTCATTACACCTTCGATGCCGAGCCTGAGCCACTGATCATTATCTATGGCGACAAGGAGTACCCGGAGCAGGATTCAGCGGAAGAACTGATCAGGAAGAATCTGGAAAATAAACGACAGCTGTTAAAAATCCTCCGAAAAAAAATGCAACAGGCCATAGCCCAGGGTCATGGTGACCTGGCCCGGATTCTTGATAACAGGATCATGCTGATTGCCGCTGACCTTGAATACCTGACTGATTTGGATACATCCGCAACCGGAATAACGGAAAACGATCAGGGTTCCCCGGGGATTTTGTCATTCCTGAAGGCATCGCTGGCTACTGATGACCGGGAGCTGTGGCAGCGTGATGATGACGCCCTGAAACAGTCGCTGTCTCAACACCAGGTAAACACTGACTATCAGAGCATTCTCATTGTTCCCGGTGAGCTGACACATGAAGAAGCCCTGTTCTACGACCGGTGGCGACTTACGGACGCGGGTTTGGTTTACCAGGCATTGAGAAGACGGCTGGAACAGCCGTTGCAGCTGGAAACAGACGACATTAGCGTGTCAACAAAACAAACTGAGTTTCTGGTTTCTGGTCTTGAAACGCTGGTGCGTCAGTTCCGGGCGATGTTGTCAGCTGATCTTTCAAGCCAGTACGATGAGAGGCAGGTACCCCATCAGGAAGGCGGAGGCCAGAATCAGAAAAAAAGCAAAGCCAGTTCATCTGAGGCAGCAGACAGTCAAGAAGGCTCAAATTCAAACGTCCCCCGAAACAAAGTTTCCCGGGGCAATAAAAATGAGAGTGGCTGGAAGAAAGGCGATGAGGGGGAAGAGCCACCCGACAACGATAAACATACATACAGCAAGACTATCGACTGCTCACCTTGCCACGGACCTTGCAAAAAGGAAAAGCCAGAAGCTGGTATTTCAGTAGCGGGGGGGCGCTCAACCGCTGCAGAAGGAAATGAGAAGTTACAGGGCGACAGGTGCTCCATCTGCATGAATGACTTAGGAGATATTTCGGTCGTCAAGACGAACTGTAATCACCAATATCATCTGGAGTGCATTGCCGGATGGCTTAGGGAGCAGGCTCCGGCTAAGGCTCTTGCATCACGGTGTGCTTATTGTCGGCAAAGAGCTTTGCCGCTGGTGCGAGTGAACGGCAGCAAGCTTTATGAAGACTCTGAATTCTGTGAATCCTTGCCTCTGAATGTTGCTCGTAACGGGGATTTGGAAACACTGCAGCGTCTGCTGGAAATAGACAGTAGTATTGTCAATGAACAGTTTCGTTCAGCTGTTTCGGGTTCCGGCATCAGTTTGTTGCACGCTGCTGTCCTGAATGGTCATAAGCAGTGCGTGGAACTTCTGATCAACGCCGAGGCGGTTGTTGATGCTGTCCTGACGGCGGATGGTGCCACTCCTCTGCACCTCGCTGCCCACAAAGGTCATACCGAGTGCCTGAAAGTTCTGATCAAGGCTGGGGCGGCTGTTGATGCTCGCCGGGCAATGGATGGTGTCACTCCTCTGTATTTCGCTGCCGAGAATGGTCGTACTGAGTGCGTGGAACTTCTGATCAAGGCTCGGGCGGTTGTTGATGCTGCCCCGACGGATGGTGTCACTCCTCTGCACATCGCTGCCCAAGACGGTCATACCAGGTGCGTGGAACTTCTGATCAAGGCTGGGGCGGATGTTGATGCTGCCCGGACGACGGATGGTGTCACTCATCTGCACATCGCTGCCCAAGGCGGTCATACCGAATGCATGGAACTTCTGATCAAGGCCGGGGCGGATGTTGATGCTGCCCGGACGGCGGATGGTGCCACTCCTCTGCACATCGCTGCCCTGAAAGGTCGTACCGGGTGCGTGGAGCTTCTGATCAAGGCTGGGGCGAATGTTAAGGCTGCCCTGACGACGAATGGTGACACTCCGCTGCGCACCGCTAACTGGAGCGGCCAGACCGGGTGCGCGGAACTTCTGACCGCTGCCGAGGAGAATTGTCAACCGTCAGACCAATAA
- a CDS encoding ankyrin repeat domain-containing protein → MHNYLTSMSANFLRLFIIFLFASSALFAATDGVICKPVSDLTAGFPGKAFLADSFLADSGQVCFKPVDDSRAVFSPFSDSLLFYFLSTVFSTAGSAGVVFSGRPGNVLSHKNPLQAESPSRTSFLKTLLKNRLLPDGAFSREANDRKRNRLEGELDQAIANWQRLVKRPSYPAAVVSVSDASMRVVITRDNILQSASLVALYEKLLNIQTQSYLALLDTEALKDIAGIVTGSLLASGSGGDGDDNDNDSTHYTFDAEPEPLIIAYGDKEYPEQDSAEELIRKNLENKRQLLKILRKKMQQAIALGHGDLARILDNRIMLIAADLEYLTDLDTSATGITENDQGSPGILSFLKASLATDDRELWQRDDDALKQALSQHHVNTDYQSILIVPGELTHEEALFYDRWRLTDAGLVYQALRRRLEQQLQLETDDINVSTKQTEFLVSGLETLVRQFRAMLSADLSSQYDERQVPHQEGGGQNQKKRKASSSEAAGSQEGSNSNVPRNKVPRGNKNESGWKKGDEGEEPPDNDKHTYSKTIDCSPCHGPCKKEKPEAGISVAGGRSTAAEGNEKLQGDKCSICKDDLGTISVVKTNCNHQYHLECIAGWLREQAPATALASRSCAYCRQKALPLVRVNGGKLDEDSEFCESLPLQACRAGDLETLQSLLNKNSSIANKKFRLAVSNSDISLLHAAVLNGHTKCLQPLIDAGAVVDAALRADGLTLLHIAADKGYTECLKVLIKAGAAVDAALTTNGATPLHLAAQGGHTECLKVLIKAGAAVDAALTTNGATPLHIAADKGHTGGVELLIKAGAAVDAARTTDGTTPLYSAAKYGYTGCMELLIKAGAAVDAARTTFGDTPLHLSAYKGHNGCVELLIKARADVKATLTADGRIPLHFAAENNHTECVELLIKAGADVDAAQTTNGATPLHIAAQGGHTECVKVLIKAGAAVDATLTTDGTTPLHLAAEGGHIECVELLIKAGAAVDAARMTSGATPLHLAAHGGHIECVELLIKARAAVDAAWTTDGATPLHLAADKGHTKCMKLLIKAGAAVDAARTTFGDTPLHLAAQGGHTECVELLIKARADVKAALTTDGVTPLHLAALKGHTECVELLIKAGADVKAALTTNGATPLHRAAEGGHIECVELLIKARTAVDATRTADGATPLHLAVLGGHIECVELLIKARAAVDAAWTTDGATPLHLAAHKGHTKCMKLLIKAGAAVDAARTTFGDTPLHLAAQGGHTECVELLIKARADVKAALTTDGVTPLHLAALKGHTECVELLIKAGADVKAALTTNGATPLHRAAEGGHIECVELLIKARTAVDATRTADGATPLYLAVLGGHIECVELLIKARAAVDAAWTTDGATPLHLAAHKGHTKCMKLLIKAGAAVDAARTTFGDTPLHLAAQGGHTECVELLIKARAAVDATRTADGATPLHLAVLGGHIECVELLIKAGAAVDAARTADGTTPLHLAALKGRTGCVELLIKARANVKAALTTNGDTPLRTANRNGQTGCAKLLTAAEENSQPSDQ, encoded by the coding sequence GTGCATAATTACTTGACATCTATGAGTGCTAACTTTTTACGACTTTTTATTATCTTCCTGTTTGCCAGTTCAGCGCTTTTTGCTGCCACCGACGGTGTTATCTGTAAACCAGTCAGTGATTTAACGGCAGGCTTTCCAGGAAAGGCGTTTTTAGCTGATTCGTTTTTAGCCGACAGCGGTCAGGTATGTTTTAAGCCTGTTGACGATAGCAGGGCAGTTTTTTCTCCTTTCTCTGACAGTTTGCTTTTCTATTTCCTGTCAACCGTTTTTTCAACTGCCGGAAGCGCCGGTGTTGTTTTTTCGGGCAGACCCGGAAACGTATTAAGCCACAAAAACCCGTTACAGGCGGAATCACCGTCCCGGACATCCTTTTTAAAAACACTGTTAAAAAACAGATTGCTTCCTGACGGTGCTTTTTCCAGAGAGGCAAACGACAGAAAAAGAAACAGGCTTGAGGGAGAGCTGGATCAGGCGATTGCTAACTGGCAGCGACTTGTTAAAAGACCGTCTTATCCTGCCGCTGTTGTTTCTGTGAGTGATGCCTCTATGCGGGTAGTTATTACCCGGGACAACATTCTCCAGAGCGCCAGCCTGGTTGCTTTGTACGAAAAACTGCTCAACATCCAGACACAAAGCTACCTCGCACTTTTGGATACCGAAGCTCTGAAGGACATTGCAGGTATCGTCACAGGTAGTCTGTTGGCTTCCGGGAGTGGCGGTGATGGTGACGATAACGATAATGACAGCACTCATTACACCTTCGATGCCGAGCCTGAGCCACTGATCATTGCCTATGGCGACAAGGAGTACCCGGAGCAGGATTCAGCGGAAGAACTGATCAGGAAGAATCTGGAAAATAAACGACAACTGTTAAAAATCCTCCGAAAAAAAATGCAACAGGCCATAGCCCTGGGTCATGGTGACCTGGCCCGGATTCTTGATAACAGGATTATGCTGATTGCCGCTGACCTTGAATACCTGACTGATTTGGATACATCCGCAACCGGAATAACGGAAAACGATCAGGGTTCCCCGGGGATTTTGTCATTCCTGAAGGCATCGCTGGCTACTGATGACCGGGAGCTGTGGCAGCGTGATGATGACGCCCTGAAACAGGCGCTGTCTCAACACCACGTAAACACTGACTATCAGAGCATTCTCATTGTTCCCGGTGAGCTGACGCATGAAGAAGCCCTGTTCTACGACCGGTGGCGACTTACGGACGCGGGTTTGGTTTACCAGGCATTGAGAAGACGGCTGGAACAACAGTTGCAGCTGGAAACAGACGACATTAACGTGTCAACAAAACAAACTGAGTTTCTGGTTTCTGGTCTTGAAACACTGGTGCGTCAGTTCCGGGCTATGTTGTCAGCTGATCTTTCAAGCCAGTACGATGAGAGGCAGGTACCCCATCAGGAAGGCGGAGGCCAGAATCAGAAAAAACGCAAGGCCAGTTCATCTGAGGCAGCAGGCAGTCAAGAAGGCTCAAATTCAAACGTCCCCCGAAACAAAGTTCCCCGGGGCAATAAAAATGAGAGTGGCTGGAAGAAAGGCGATGAGGGGGAAGAGCCACCCGACAACGATAAACATACATACAGTAAGACCATCGACTGCTCACCTTGCCACGGACCTTGCAAAAAAGAGAAGCCAGAAGCTGGTATTTCAGTAGCGGGGGGGCGCTCAACCGCTGCAGAAGGAAATGAGAAGTTACAGGGTGACAAGTGCTCCATCTGCAAGGATGACTTAGGCACTATTTCGGTCGTCAAGACGAACTGTAATCACCAATATCATCTGGAGTGCATTGCCGGATGGCTTAGGGAGCAGGCTCCGGCTACGGCTCTTGCATCACGTTCGTGTGCTTATTGTCGACAAAAAGCCTTGCCGCTAGTGCGAGTGAACGGTGGCAAGCTCGATGAAGACTCTGAATTTTGTGAATCCCTGCCTCTGCAAGCTTGTCGTGCGGGGGATTTGGAAACGCTGCAGAGTCTGCTGAATAAGAACAGTAGTATTGCCAATAAAAAATTTCGTTTAGCTGTTTCGAATTCCGACATCAGTTTGTTGCACGCTGCTGTCCTGAATGGTCATACGAAGTGCTTGCAACCCCTGATTGATGCCGGGGCAGTTGTTGATGCTGCCCTGAGGGCAGATGGTCTCACCCTCCTGCACATCGCTGCCGACAAAGGTTATACCGAGTGCCTGAAAGTTCTGATCAAGGCTGGGGCGGCTGTTGATGCTGCCCTGACGACGAATGGTGCCACTCCTCTGCACCTCGCTGCCCAAGGCGGTCATACCGAGTGCCTGAAAGTTCTGATCAAGGCTGGGGCGGCTGTTGATGCTGCCCTGACGACGAATGGTGCCACTCCTCTGCACATCGCTGCCGACAAAGGTCATACCGGGGGCGTGGAGCTTCTGATTAAGGCCGGGGCGGCTGTTGATGCTGCCCGGACGACGGATGGTACCACTCCTCTGTACTCCGCTGCCAAGTACGGTTATACCGGGTGCATGGAACTTCTGATCAAGGCCGGGGCGGCTGTTGATGCTGCCCGTACGACGTTTGGTGACACTCCTTTGCATCTCTCTGCCTACAAAGGTCATAACGGGTGCGTGGAGCTTCTGATTAAGGCCAGGGCGGATGTTAAGGCTACCCTGACGGCGGATGGTCGCATTCCCTTGCACTTCGCTGCCGAGAACAATCATACCGAGTGTGTGGAACTTCTGATCAAGGCTGGGGCGGATGTTGATGCTGCCCAGACGACGAATGGCGCCACTCCTCTGCACATCGCTGCCCAAGGCGGTCATACCGAGTGCGTGAAAGTTCTGATCAAGGCTGGGGCGGCTGTTGATGCTACCCTGACGACGGATGGTACCACTCCTCTGCATCTCGCTGCCGAAGGCGGTCATATCGAGTGCGTGGAGCTTCTGATCAAGGCCGGGGCGGCTGTTGATGCTGCCCGGATGACAAGTGGTGCCACTCCTTTGCACCTCGCTGCCCATGGCGGTCATATCGAGTGCGTGGAACTTCTGATCAAGGCCAGGGCGGCTGTTGATGCTGCCTGGACGACTGATGGTGCCACTCCTCTGCACCTCGCTGCCGACAAAGGTCATACCAAGTGCATGAAACTTCTGATCAAGGCTGGGGCGGCTGTTGATGCTGCCCGGACGACGTTTGGTGACACTCCTCTGCACCTCGCTGCCCAAGGCGGTCATACCGAGTGCGTGGAGCTTCTGATTAAGGCCAGGGCGGATGTTAAGGCTGCCCTGACGACGGATGGTGTCACTCCTCTGCACCTCGCTGCCCTGAAAGGTCATACCGAGTGCGTGGAACTTCTGATCAAGGCTGGGGCGGATGTTAAGGCTGCCCTGACGACGAATGGTGCCACTCCTCTGCACCGCGCTGCCGAAGGCGGTCATATCGAGTGCGTGGAGCTTCTGATCAAGGCCAGGACGGCTGTTGATGCTACCCGGACGGCGGATGGTGCCACTCCTTTGCATCTCGCTGTCCTAGGCGGTCATATCGAGTGCGTGGAGCTTCTGATTAAGGCCAGGGCGGCTGTTGATGCTGCCTGGACGACGGATGGTGCCACTCCTCTGCACCTCGCTGCCCACAAAGGTCATACCAAGTGCATGAAACTTCTGATCAAGGCTGGGGCGGCTGTTGATGCTGCCCGGACGACGTTTGGTGACACTCCTCTGCACCTCGCTGCCCAAGGCGGTCATACCGAGTGCGTGGAGCTTCTGATCAAGGCCAGGGCGGATGTTAAGGCTGCCCTGACGACGGATGGTGTCACTCCTCTGCACCTCGCTGCCCTGAAAGGTCATACCGAGTGCGTGGAACTTCTGATCAAGGCTGGGGCGGATGTTAAGGCTGCCCTGACGACGAATGGTGCCACTCCTCTGCACCGCGCTGCCGAAGGCGGTCATATCGAGTGCGTGGAGCTTCTGATCAAGGCCAGGACGGCTGTTGATGCTACCCGGACGGCGGATGGTGCCACTCCTTTGTATCTCGCTGTCCTAGGCGGTCATATCGAGTGCGTGGAGCTTCTGATTAAGGCCAGGGCGGCTGTTGATGCTGCCTGGACGACGGATGGTGCCACTCCTCTGCACCTCGCTGCCCACAAAGGTCATACCAAGTGCATGAAACTTCTGATCAAGGCTGGGGCGGCTGTTGATGCTGCCCGGACGACGTTTGGTGACACTCCTCTGCACCTCGCTGCCCAAGGCGGTCATACCGAGTGCGTGGAGCTTCTGATTAAGGCCAGGGCGGCTGTTGATGCTACCCGGACGGCGGATGGTGCCACTCCTTTGCATCTCGCTGTCCTAGGCGGTCATATCGAGTGCGTGGAGCTTCTGATTAAGGCCGGGGCGGCTGTTGATGCTGCCCGGACGGCGGATGGTACCACTCCTTTGCACCTCGCTGCCCTGAAAGGTCGTACCGGGTGCGTGGAGCTTCTGATCAAGGCCAGGGCGAATGTTAAGGCTGCCCTGACGACGAATGGTGACACTCCGCTGCGCACCGCTAACCGGAACGGCCAGACCGGTTGCGCGAAACTTCTGACCGCTGCCGAGGAGAATAGCCAACCGTCAGACCAATAA
- a CDS encoding IS110 family RNA-guided transposase produces the protein MQSILKCCAGLDVHKMMVMATVQTEDENGEIKEITQSFKTYRRERRKLRDFLVKHQVELVVMESTGVYWKCVHETLIKAGLKVWVVNARHVKNVPGRKTDVQDSQWLATLGRCGLLRPSFVPPPDIEQLRLLFRRRQKLVGQLAGEKTRLHKVLDDAGIRLGGVVSDIHGKSAQEMIQGLIDGLPPQELVKFARGKLKSKTKELFDSMEGSLSSAHLTVLKSIRKHIQYLDDEVAELDAGIRNIVQTQYREPWQLLQTLPGVDEIAAAGLIAEIGDDMSAFGSRESLASWAGLCPGNNESAGKRKSGKTRKGNQSLRRLMCEISQAAVKTKSQFKGKHQSLTIRRGYKRSIIAIGHKMLRVIYCILTKLTPYKDPEIDYEALTVRRNAPRWLQMLQKYNYLPALTKE, from the coding sequence ATGCAGTCAATTTTGAAATGTTGTGCTGGCCTCGATGTTCACAAGATGATGGTCATGGCGACTGTTCAGACCGAAGACGAGAACGGCGAAATCAAAGAGATCACTCAATCGTTCAAGACGTATCGACGTGAACGCAGGAAGCTTCGCGATTTCCTGGTGAAACATCAGGTTGAGCTCGTAGTCATGGAAAGCACTGGCGTTTACTGGAAATGCGTTCACGAAACTCTGATTAAAGCAGGCCTCAAGGTCTGGGTTGTCAATGCCCGTCACGTCAAGAATGTGCCCGGTCGCAAGACCGATGTCCAGGACAGTCAGTGGCTGGCAACACTGGGTCGGTGTGGTTTGCTTCGCCCCAGCTTTGTACCGCCTCCTGATATCGAGCAGCTGAGGTTGCTGTTTCGCCGTCGTCAGAAACTGGTGGGGCAGCTTGCCGGTGAAAAGACCCGTCTGCATAAAGTTCTGGACGACGCCGGTATCCGTCTCGGTGGTGTAGTGAGTGACATACATGGCAAGTCCGCACAGGAAATGATTCAGGGGCTGATTGATGGCCTGCCTCCGCAAGAGCTGGTGAAGTTTGCCCGTGGCAAGCTGAAGAGCAAAACCAAAGAGTTATTCGACAGCATGGAAGGCTCCCTGTCTTCAGCACACCTGACAGTGCTTAAGAGCATCCGGAAACATATTCAGTACCTGGATGATGAGGTTGCTGAATTGGATGCAGGAATACGCAATATTGTACAAACTCAGTACCGGGAACCCTGGCAGCTATTGCAAACCCTTCCTGGAGTCGATGAGATCGCAGCAGCAGGGTTGATTGCTGAGATCGGTGATGACATGAGTGCCTTTGGCAGCCGGGAGTCTCTGGCATCCTGGGCAGGCCTCTGTCCGGGTAACAATGAAAGCGCCGGTAAGCGTAAGAGTGGTAAAACTCGTAAGGGCAACCAGTCCTTACGACGGCTGATGTGTGAGATAAGTCAGGCAGCTGTAAAGACCAAAAGTCAGTTTAAAGGCAAGCACCAGAGCCTGACCATTCGCCGAGGATATAAGCGCAGCATCATTGCCATCGGACATAAAATGTTGCGGGTGATCTACTGCATCCTCACTAAGCTTACGCCCTACAAGGATCCAGAGATTGATTACGAAGCACTGACGGTTCGCAGGAATGCACCGCGCTGGTTACAGATGCTCCAGAAATATAATTATCTGCCGGCTTTAACCAAAGAATAA
- a CDS encoding ankyrin repeat domain-containing protein: protein MFCCFPKASLTTNGDTPLHIANRNGQTGCAELLTAAEENCQLPDQ, encoded by the coding sequence ATGTTCTGCTGCTTCCCTAAGGCTTCCCTGACGACGAACGGTGACACTCCGCTGCACATCGCTAACCGGAACGGCCAGACCGGGTGCGCGGAACTTCTGACCGCTGCCGAGGAGAATTGTCAACTGCCAGACCAATAA